The nucleotide sequence GGTGTCACCGGTGAAGCCGCCTCACTGGCTGGCCACCTCGGGCTAGATAACATGATCTATTTCTATGATAGCAACCATATCACGATCGAAGGGAATACTTCCTTATCCTATTCGGACAATGTCCGCCTTCGTTTCGAGGGGTATAACTGGAATGTGATCGATATTGATGGGGAAAACCCCGAACAAATCGAGCACGCCCTGAATAGTGCACTCAAATGCCATGATAAACCCACTTTGATCATTGGTAAAACCGTTATCGGTGCGGGTTCACCAAAATATCAAGGGACGCAACGTGCCCATAGTGACGCATTTGGTGAGGAAGAAGTCGCCGCAACCAAGAAAAATATCGGTTGGCCTGAAGATGCCCATTTCCTAGTTCCTGAAGTCGTCAAAGACTTCTACACTCGTAAAGCGGCGGAACTCGCCAGCCTTGATAAACACTGGACTGAGAACTTTAATACCTATTGCCAGAAACATGCTGATAAAGCCGCCCTCTGGAAGCAATTTGCTTCAAAAGAGATCCCCGGTGACCTCTTGAGCAAAATGCCCGTTTTTGATCCATCCAAACCCATTGCCACACGTTCCGCTGGTGGGGAGATACTCAAAGCGATCATGCTCAATGTTCCTTTTGTCCTTGGAGGCTCAGCTGACCTGCATCCTTCCACAAAGACATTTGTCAAAGAATGCGGTTCAGTCAATACCGGCGAATTCAGTGGACGCAATTACCATTTTGGAATCCGCGAACATGCGATGGGGGCGGCCTTAAATGGAATCGCTTATTATGGTGGGTTGATACCTTTTGGCTCGACCTTCTTTGTCTTTAGTGACTATCTGCGCCCGACCATCCGTCTGGCGGCTCTCAGCCACATCCAGAGCATCTTTGTCTTTACCCATGACTCAATATTTGTCGGGGAAGACGGTCCTACACATGAGCCGATTGAGCAGCTCTCATCCCTGCGCTCGATTCCTAATGTCTGCGTCCTGCGTCCCGGAGATGCGACTGAAACAATAACCGCCTGGTTAATCGCACTCGAAAGGAAAAATGCCCCGACTGTGATCGTTCTCAGCCGCCAGAACCTTCCGATTATTGACCGCTCCAAATTCGCTCCCGCTGACCTTGTCCGTAAAGGTGCCTATGTCGTTTGTGATATCGGCACTCCTGAGCGCATCCTCATCGCCACAGGTTCAGAAGTACACCTCGCTATGGAAGCCGCCCAGAAACTCGGTAATACACGTGTGGTATCCATGCCATCCTTTGACCTCTTCGAAGCTCAATCCGCTGAATACCGCGAGAAAGTGTTGCCGAAGAACCTGACCAAACGTCTGGCCATCGAAGCTGGATCCCCATTTGGTTGGGACCGCTACATCGGTGCTGAAGGTAAATCCATCACGATCAACCATTTTGGTGCATCATCCCCTGCGAAACGGATCGCCGAGGAATTCGGGTTTACCACCGAAAATGTGATCAAAGTGGCTCAAAGCCTCTAAATTTAGCGACATTTTTTAAAAACCGCCTTTCCCATACAGGATTAGGCGGTTTTTCTTTTTCAGGAAAATGTAAAGCCGTACTTGCCACGTTTACAGTAAATCCATTAGTTTATTCCCCGTGCTGATCCTATACCGCTATTTATCAACTGAGTTTATCAGTAAGACATTCATCGCAGCATTGATTTTGAATTTTGTCATGATTTTGGTCAATGTCCAGCGGCGTGCCCTAGACTTCCTCGTGAATGAAGATTACCCCAGCA is from Verrucomicrobiota bacterium and encodes:
- the tkt gene encoding transketolase, with the protein product MTDNYNDFGKGAQGKDLDLLCVNTIKTLTLDAVQKAESGHPGLPMGCAIYAHTLWTKFMRHNPADPHWANRDRFVLSGGHGSMLLYSLFHLFGYPKMTIEEIKNFRQWGSLTPGHPEFNHTPGVEVTTGPLGQGFANGVGLALAEKFYAATFNTTDFKIIDHKIYAIVSDGDLQEGVTGEAASLAGHLGLDNMIYFYDSNHITIEGNTSLSYSDNVRLRFEGYNWNVIDIDGENPEQIEHALNSALKCHDKPTLIIGKTVIGAGSPKYQGTQRAHSDAFGEEEVAATKKNIGWPEDAHFLVPEVVKDFYTRKAAELASLDKHWTENFNTYCQKHADKAALWKQFASKEIPGDLLSKMPVFDPSKPIATRSAGGEILKAIMLNVPFVLGGSADLHPSTKTFVKECGSVNTGEFSGRNYHFGIREHAMGAALNGIAYYGGLIPFGSTFFVFSDYLRPTIRLAALSHIQSIFVFTHDSIFVGEDGPTHEPIEQLSSLRSIPNVCVLRPGDATETITAWLIALERKNAPTVIVLSRQNLPIIDRSKFAPADLVRKGAYVVCDIGTPERILIATGSEVHLAMEAAQKLGNTRVVSMPSFDLFEAQSAEYREKVLPKNLTKRLAIEAGSPFGWDRYIGAEGKSITINHFGASSPAKRIAEEFGFTTENVIKVAQSL